CGTCCAGCCGCACCAGCGCTGGCTCGACCCGGGATTCGGGTTTGGTAAGGGCCCTGCTCATAATCTGGAGACGCTGCGTGGACTGGATCGTGTCTGCGGGCTGGGCTGCCCGGTGCTGTTGGGGACATCCCGTAAGTCCACTATCGGTCTGGTGCTGGGGCGTGAGGTGGATGCCCGCGAGGAAGGTACGCAGGTGACGCTCGTCTGGGGAGTGGCCAAAGGCTGCCATATGGTGCGTGTGCATGATGTCGCCCGGGCCCGGCATACACTGCAGATGGCGGATGCTATTGCCGAGGGGTTGCATTTTGATATTGAAAAGGCTCGCCAGTCGGCCTCAGGGAATTCATAAATTTTTTACACATGGACAGCATTCGCATAGAAAGCATCCGTGCTTACGGCTACCACGGCATATACCAGAAAGAGCGCGAGTCTGGGCAGCATTTCGCTGCCGACGTAACGCTGTGCCTGCCCTTGGATAAAGCCGGTGCCAGCGATGCGCTGGAGGATACTGTAGACTATGCGGCTGTGATCAGCACGGTGCGCGAGGTGCTCACTGGCCCGGCCCGCCAGACGATCGAGGCGGTGGCCGAGAGTATCGCCGCTGCGGTTCTGGAGGGCTTCCCGCCTGTCTGTGAAATCAGTCTGACGGTTTTTAAGCCGGAGGCCCCGATCAAGGATTTCGACGGGCGTGTGTCTGTCAGCATCCACCGGAGGCGTGCCTCATGAAGCCCTACCGCCAGGCCATCCTGGGGCTCGGATCAAATCTCGGTGATCGTGCAACCATGCTCGCCTCGGCCCGCTCGACGCTGAGCGAATTACCGGGTACGCGCCTACTGGCAGCCTCGCCTATCTACGAGACCGAGCCGGTTGGACTCAGGGAGCAGCCGATGTTCCTGAATCAGGTTGTGGCGCTGGAGACGTTGCTTTCACCTCAGGGGTTGCTGCGAGCATGCCTGGAGCTGGAGCACGAGCATGGACGGGTGCGCGATGTGCTGAATGGGCCGCGTACACTCGATATCGATCAGTTATTTTACGAGAACACGATTCTCGATACGCCCGAGTTGATCCTGCCGCATCCGCGTTGGCAGGAGAGGGCCTTTGTGGTGGTGCCGTTGATGGAGCTGCTGGATCTTCCCGTCCTGAAGTCTGAGCGTTGCTGGGACGCCCTGCGTCGTGAGGCATCCGATTTACCCGTTTGCGAGGGTGTTGCCTGCTGGGGAACTCACTGATCGAGGAGCCCCCCTTCATACGCATGCGGGACGGTAACTTTTTACTCGGTGCGTGTCGCTGAGTCATGCCAGCGGTGCAGCAGCAGCCAGCTGACCCAGTGGATGGCGGCTGCGAAAAGAAAACCCAGCAGCGCGGAGAGCAGGGCGACGGCGAAGACAGCGTCGGGGCGAAACTCTGAGCGGTACTTGTAGAGCAGGAAGCCCAACCCGCTGGTGCCCTCAGAGGTGCCGGCCAGCATGTCACCGGTGATGACGCCGACCGGGGCAAGCACGGCGGCGATGCGCACGCCGGTCAAAAAGTACGGGAGCGCAAAGGGGATGCGCAGGTGCAGAAACTCCTGCCAGTGGCGCGCATGCCAGGAGCTGAAAAGCTCGCGCAGCCGCCGGTCCGTCGAGACGAGGCCCATCGTGGTGTTGGCCACAATCGGGAAAAAGCTGATCATGAACGTCATGCAGATGATGGTCTTGACCGCGTCGTAGGAAAACCAGATCTGGAAAATCGGGATCATGATGACCACAGGCACCATCTGCAGGGCCAGTACCCACGGGTAGAGTGAGAGGCGAATCGGCTTTGCGGAGGCCAGGGCCAGGGACAGGATGGCTCCCCCGGCGACAGCCGAGGCGAACCCCGCCAGTGCCATCCAGAGAGTTTTGCCGGTGGCTGGCAGCAGCTCCGCACGCTCAGTCCAGACGGCTTTTACCACTGCGAGCGGATTGGGGAAATAGATGAGCTGCTCGGCCCAGATGATCGTGATCAGCCACCAGGCCCCGAGGATGATAACTCCGGCGGCCAGCGGCAGGGTCCAGTGTAGGGAGCGCTTCATCGCTTGGGGGAGGCGTCGGCCAGCGCGCGCATGACGTCGGCGCACAGGTGGTGAAACTCGGGGTCCTCGCGCAGGCTCGCTTCACGCGGATAGGCAAAGGGCACCTCAATGCTGTGGGCCAGGCGACCGGGATTGGCGGAGAGTACGAGGATACGGTTGGAGAGAAAGACGGCCTCGTTCACCGAGTGGGTGACGAAGAGCGCGGTAAAGGGGGATTGGCGGCGCAGGCCCAGCAGCTCGGCGTTGAGCTGGTTACGGGTAATTGCATCGAGAGCGCCAAAGGGCTCATCGAGCAGTAGGAGACTAGGCTGGCGTACGAGTCCACGTGCCAGTGATACGCGCATTTTCATCCCGCCGGAGAGCTGCCGCGGATAGTGCCCGCCCACGGCGTTGAGCCCCACCATGCGCAGGACGTCATCGACAGCCTGTGTGCGCTCGGCCCGCGGGTGTCCCTCCAGCTTGAGGGGCAGCTCGACATTGCGGCGGACGTTCAGCCACGGCAGCAGGGTCGGGTCCTGAAAAATAAAACCGAGGTTGCGGCGGGCTGGTTCACCGTCGCGGAACACCATTTCCCCGTAGGAGAGTGGGCTGAGCCCGGCGACCAGCCGCAAGAGCGTGGACTTGCCACAGCCGCTGGGGCCGATGATCGAGACGAAGTCACCCTCGGCGACATCCAGGTCGAAGTCATCGAGCACGGGTTTTCCCCGCTCGTAGCGTTTGGTCACGCTACGCAGGCTCAGGATCGGATCAGCTATGGCGGTCGCGGTCAAAGCCGCTGAACTAAGACCCTTGGGGGCGTCGGGGCAAGGCCTCAGAGTAAGTTTTTTCAGCTTTTCATTTGCTTCTGGCTCAAAAAACGCTTCTGTGGGCCGTTTTTGTCGAAGCCAGAATCATGAACAAACCATCCACAGACACGCTCTCCAGCGAGCGGAGCCTCCTGCATCGGCGGCCCCGGAGCCTGCCTGTGCGTTTGCTCTGGCGGGTCGCCTTGCTCGGCAAGGCCCTCTTTGTTGCTGCCGTCAATGTCGGCGGTGCGGAGTAAGTGTTGTCTGTGTTAGCTCTGGCTGAGGGCAAAGAATGCCAGAAAGAGTACCGCGATGCCGTAGGTGAGCCAGGAGAGCTGTTTTCCGCGCCCGGCCAGTAGCATGGCTGCGCAGTACAGGAGCAGGCCGAGGGCAATCCCTCCGGTGATGCTGAAGCACAGCGGGATTAAAATAGCGGTCAGCACGGCGGGAGCGGTTTCGAGCATGTTGTCGTAATTCAGCTCGCCCAGTCCCTTGGCCATGAGCAGCCCGACGAAGATCAGAGCGGGTGCGGTAGCCGCTGCGGGGATGATGGTGATGATGGGGGTGAAAAAGAGCGCCACCAGAAAGCACAATCCCGTCACGATGGCGGTCAGGCCCGTGCGCCCTCCTGCCTGCATGCCGGTGGCAGATTCCAGATAGGCAGTGGTGGTAGATGTGCCCAGAAGGGCTCCGACCACTGTTGCGGCAGCGTCGGCGCTGAGGGCGCGTCCGAGTTTGGGCATGCGTCCCTGCTTATCCATCAGGCCGGACTGGCGAGCCAGACCGATGAGTGTGCCGATCGAATCGAAGAGATCCAGTAGCAGCAGGGTGAAAATCACCGGCAGGGCCGACTCAAAGTGCCGGAAGGGGTACAGCCAATCCAGCGCCAGGAACGTCTGGCCGATGCCAGCGGGCATGGAAAAGATTCCCTCGGGCTGGGCGGTCAGTGTACCACCGGTGGCGGGTATGATGAGTCCCGCTCCGGTGATCAGCAGGATGACAAGGATGATCGCACCCGGCACCCGAAAGCGCGTCAGCACCACGAT
This genomic interval from Ruficoccus sp. ZRK36 contains the following:
- the folK gene encoding 2-amino-4-hydroxy-6-hydroxymethyldihydropteridine diphosphokinase — its product is MKPYRQAILGLGSNLGDRATMLASARSTLSELPGTRLLAASPIYETEPVGLREQPMFLNQVVALETLLSPQGLLRACLELEHEHGRVRDVLNGPRTLDIDQLFYENTILDTPELILPHPRWQERAFVVVPLMELLDLPVLKSERCWDALRREASDLPVCEGVACWGTH
- a CDS encoding ABC transporter permease; its protein translation is MKRSLHWTLPLAAGVIILGAWWLITIIWAEQLIYFPNPLAVVKAVWTERAELLPATGKTLWMALAGFASAVAGGAILSLALASAKPIRLSLYPWVLALQMVPVVIMIPIFQIWFSYDAVKTIICMTFMISFFPIVANTTMGLVSTDRRLRELFSSWHARHWQEFLHLRIPFALPYFLTGVRIAAVLAPVGVITGDMLAGTSEGTSGLGFLLYKYRSEFRPDAVFAVALLSALLGFLFAAAIHWVSWLLLHRWHDSATRTE
- a CDS encoding ABC transporter ATP-binding protein, producing MTATAIADPILSLRSVTKRYERGKPVLDDFDLDVAEGDFVSIIGPSGCGKSTLLRLVAGLSPLSYGEMVFRDGEPARRNLGFIFQDPTLLPWLNVRRNVELPLKLEGHPRAERTQAVDDVLRMVGLNAVGGHYPRQLSGGMKMRVSLARGLVRQPSLLLLDEPFGALDAITRNQLNAELLGLRRQSPFTALFVTHSVNEAVFLSNRILVLSANPGRLAHSIEVPFAYPREASLREDPEFHHLCADVMRALADASPKR
- the folB gene encoding dihydroneopterin aldolase; protein product: MDSIRIESIRAYGYHGIYQKERESGQHFAADVTLCLPLDKAGASDALEDTVDYAAVISTVREVLTGPARQTIEAVAESIAAAVLEGFPPVCEISLTVFKPEAPIKDFDGRVSVSIHRRRAS
- a CDS encoding NCS2 family permease, giving the protein MLERVFRLSQNGTNVRRELIAGLTTFAAMAYILALNPAILSAGGSTGMNLSGLITVTALAAAIGCLLMAVLTNYPIAQAPGMGINSYFAIIIVTQMGVPWEGALAMVFWNGVLFFALSVTGLRTRIVHALPHPIHLGIQSGIGFFIAFIGFQNAGLVVGSAQTLVTEGHMLSAGPMAALVGLVLIVVLTRFRVPGAIILVILLITGAGLIIPATGGTLTAQPEGIFSMPAGIGQTFLALDWLYPFRHFESALPVIFTLLLLDLFDSIGTLIGLARQSGLMDKQGRMPKLGRALSADAAATVVGALLGTSTTTAYLESATGMQAGGRTGLTAIVTGLCFLVALFFTPIITIIPAAATAPALIFVGLLMAKGLGELNYDNMLETAPAVLTAILIPLCFSITGGIALGLLLYCAAMLLAGRGKQLSWLTYGIAVLFLAFFALSQS